The DNA segment CTCGCGATCGTCAATGACGAGATCGTCACTCAGAGCGATGTTGCGGATTTTGAAAATCGTCTTAAAACAGGTGGGCTCGTAGATGATCAGCTTGTGCCTGACGAGAACGTCCGACAATCCTTGCTCAAGGATCGCGAACTATTGATCCGCAAACTTATCGACGCGCGATTAATTGACGCCGAAGTAAAACGCCAGGGCCTGTCGGTTCCATTCGAGCGAGTAGAACAAGAAGTTCGCTCGATTTCTAAACGAAATGGAATGCAAAGAGATGAATTGAAAAACGCTCTACTTGAAAAAGGGATTAGTTTTTCAACCTATCAAGATTTCATTAAAACGGGTCTTGAGCGCCAGTCGCTAGTAGAAAAATCTGTAACTTCAAAAATCAAAATCTCAGAAGACGATGTTTTGGCTTCGTTGATTGCAGAGGGGCGTGCTTCCGATACGCAGGCTTTTGAATATTCAATCGCGCACATCTTGTTTCTCAATTCGAAAAACGGAGGAGCCGACGGCTCTATGGCGCGTGCTGCACTTGCAATTGCAAAGCTTAAAGAGGGTCTGGGCTTCGATCGTGTTGCCGCCGATTTCTCTGAAGATCCAAACTTCGAAGTGGGCGGAGCGCTTGGAACATTTAAGTCGGGGGAGCTCTCGAAAAATCTTGAGCAAGCGATTGCTAAACTGTCTCCCAATGAATGGACCGCGCCGCTTCCAACGACTGGAGGAGTGCACATCGTCCGGCTTATCAAAAGACGTTTGATTCCGGATCCCAGAATTGAAAAAGAGAAGGATCGCGTTCGCGCGATCCTGGGCGAAAAAGCTTTCCGCCGGCAGTACGACATGTGGTTAGATTCTCTGCGTACCGACGCGTTTCTTCGCCGCAATAAATAAATGAAAAAGCGTTCCGCTCAGAAAATTGTGATTACATCGGGGGACCGAGACGGCGTCGGCCTCGAAGTCACGTGTAAAGCTCTGACAGCTTTAGGCCCCCAGGCTAATACGCGGTTCTTGGTCACGGCTCATATATCTACGTTCGCGGAATTGAGCAAAGCTACGTACTTTCTGGCACTTCAAAAAAAGTTTCGACTGGTAAAGATCTTCGATGTTCCAATGAAGGTCGCCGCTAAAATTATGGAAGATCTTAAGGCCGGTGAAATCGCGGTTCTGCTGGATTCAAATCGCGGTTTAAACTCAGAGGCACAGTGGGTGTTGGCGGCTGCGGAGCTCGCTCACGAAAAACTTATTTCTGCTCTCGTCACCGGGCCGGTCTCTAAAGAGCGATTTGAAGCACTTTTCCCTGGGTGCATGGGGCACACTTCCCTGCTCGCTAGAGTTTCGGGCAAGCCGGTTTTTCAAGGCTACATTGGACCGAAAATGTCGGTGGTGCTGGCCACAGATCATATTCCGTTGAGCAAGGTAGAGTCATTCCTCACTGCAATGAGATTGCGTGGGGCTTCGGATGCAGTTTTGCAGTTACGCCGTCTTTTGCCGGCGAAACGAAGAGCTCTCCCCGTCACCTGGTTGGGTTTGAACCCACATTCCGGCGAGAATGGACTTATAGGTAAATTCGAAAACCGTATACTCAAGAAGCGGTTAATTCCTCGAGCGTTTGGACCACCTCTTCCGGCCGACACCGCGTTTGGACCAGAAAAGTTGAAATCCACCTCAGTTTATCTTTCGCTATACCATGACCAAGGACTTATCCCATTTAAGATGCTGCATGGCCAAGACTCTGGCTTCCAGATCTCTTTGGGACTACCTTTTATCCGCACAAGTGTTGATCATGGAACCGCTAAGACAATATTTGGAAAAGGCATCGCTAATTCTGGGTCAATGATCGACGCCATTAAGGCGGCAATGGTGGCGGCGAATAACGCTCGCCCACCACGAAACAAGAAGTGAGATGAATATGATGAATCCGGTTATTTTTCGAGAGTATGACATTCGCGGTGTAGTTGGAAAAGATTTTGACGACGCCTTTGCTTATGATCTTGGTCGTTCTTACGTCTCCTTTGTTGCCGAAAAAACCGGGAAGAAGAAACTTACTCTTTCAGTTGGCTACGATGCGCGGCTCTCGTCGCCGACTCTTGCTAAATCGCTAGAAAACGGGATGCTCGATTCGGGCGCAAATGTAATTCGACTCGGCCTAGTTACAACGCCAATTTCCTACTTCTCGTGCTTCGCGCTGGAGATCGACGGCGGATTCATGGTGACCGGTAGCCACAACCCACCCGAATACAATGGTTTCAAAATTTCGGTCGGCAAAACAACGATTTACGGAAACGATATCCAAGAACTCCTGAAAATCATGGAGTCAAAACGCTTCATCAAGCTGAACGGCGTCAAAGGCGAAGCCAAAGACCATGATATTTTCCCGCAGTATGTTCAGCGATACAAAGAAGAATTCAAAGGACTTGAGGGAGTCAAAGTCGTCTTGGATTGTGGAAACGGTGCCGCGGGTTGCATAGCTCGCCGCCTCTACGAAGCCGTTGGACTTAAGCCCGTGATTCTTTTCGAAGAGCCCGATGGACGCTTTCCCAATCACCACCCAGATCCAACTGTCGAAGAAAATCTCGATGCATTGAAAGCTGCAGTTCGAAAGGAAGGGGCGGCTGTAGGAATTGGATTTGATGGCGATGCAGATCGAATTGGCATCGTGGACGAAAATGGTCGCTTTGTATTGGGCGACGAAATGATGGTTATTATTTCCCGGGCGGTTTTAGAAGCAAATCCCGGCGCAAAGATAATTGGAGATGTTAAGTGCTCTGATCGTCTCTACGCTGATATTAAAAATCACGGCGGCATCGGAATCATGTGGAAAACCGGCCACAGCCTTGTCAAAGCTAAGATCAAAGAAGAAAAAGCACCTTTTGGCGGCGAACTTTCCGGCCACGTTTTTTTTGCTGATCGCAATTACGGTTATGACGATGCACTTTATGCCGGCCTTCGTCTTGTCGAGATTATCGCCAAGAAAAAGAAGCCACTATCTTCTATGCTTGACGGTGTTCCATCAGCGCACAACACGCCGGAAATTCGAATCGACACCACCGAAGAAAAGAAAGTTTCGATCGTCGAAAAGCTGCGCTCTACCTATGGCAACGGAACGGCCGACAAAAAAGTTAATCTCATCGATGGAATCCGCATAAGCTTCAACGACGGTTGGGCGCTAGCGCGCGCATCCAATACTCAGCCTGTTCTCGTTTTGCGCTTTGAATCTGAAACTGAAGCTGGGCTTCAGCGAATCAGAAAAGAAATTGAATCTGTTGTTCAACCGCTTCTCTAGCGCGTTGGGTTTGAGGCGGTAACTATGTCTAAAGATACTGGGTCTGAGGACTTCGGCTCGATCGTCATTCGTGGCGCAAAGGAGCACAACCTAAAGAACCTATCGCTAGAAATCCCTCGCGGAAAAATTACGGTCATAACTGGTCTCAGCGGATCAGGAAAATCGAGTCTCGCGTTTGATACTATTTATGCCGAAGGGCAGCGTCGCTACGTGGATTCGCTTTCGACCTACGCGCGAAATTTTTTGGAAAAACTATCTAAGCCCAACGTTGATTCTATTACTGGCCTTAGCCCGGCGATAGCGATTGATCAAAAGTCTGTCGGACTTAATCCGCGATCCACCGTCGGGACCGTCACAGAAATTTACGATTATCTTCGACTACTGTATGCTCGTGTAGGCGAGGCTCGCTGCCCGGATCACGGAATCAAAGTCGAAGGTCAGCTGCCCGATCAGATCATCAATGAAATTTTAAAACTTCCTCCGGGAACAAAACTTTATCTTCTGGCTCCTGTTGTTCAGGGAAAGAAAGGCGAGTTCTTTCAAGACTTTCAAAAATGGATGAAGAAGGGCTTTGTTCACGCGAAAGTCGACGGCGAATACATCGAACTTTCATCGGCGAAGAAGCTGACAAAAACAAAAGTTCACGACATCGATCTCGTCATCGATCGGTTAGTTATTAAAGAAGGGATAAAAACACGCGTCGCAGAGAGTGTTCATTCGGCGATTCAGATGGCCGAAGGCCAAGTGGCAATCGAAATTCAGGGGAAGGGCACACGGAAAGCATACTCCATTCATTCCGCCTGCCCGACCTGTGGCTTCGGGTTTCCAGAGCTTGAGCCAAGGTTTTTTAGCTTCAATAACCCTAGGGGTGCGTGTCGAACCTGCAAAGGTCTCGGCACGATCGATATCGAAGAAATTGAATCGCGCGATGAGGGTACTAACGAAGCAAGCATAGCGACCAATGTCTCCTACCGTCTTGCCGACCGCGTGAAACGAAAATCAGACGATGATGAAGAGAGCGATGGCCAAGTCGATATGATGGCCATTCGATCCTGCCCTGATTGCAAAGGCACCAGACTGAGTCGCGAATCGCGTAGTGTTTTTGTCGCCGATCGCTGCATCACCGATTTGTCATCGTTGCCGGCGTCTGAACTTTTAGATGCCATTCGAAAGGCGCAGTGGTCGCCAAGGCAGTCAACTGTGGGCGATAAAATTTTAAAGCAAATCGAGCAGCGCTTGGACTATCTCGTCCGCGTCGGTGCAGGCTATTTAAGTCTTGATCGCCCTACCCGAACTCTCTCGGGGGGCGAAAACCAACGGATTCGCCTAGCTTCACAAGTTGGGAGTTCATTGATTGGCGTTCTTTACGTCTTAGATGAGCCGTCGATTGGACTACATCCTCGCGATCATCGGCGACTGCTCTCTATACTTCGCGATCTTCGTGATCTTGGAAACACCGTGCTCTTGGTCGAACATGATGACGACACGATTCGCACAGCAGATCACGTGATTGATATCGGCCCACGCGCCGGTCGCCTCGGCGGCGAAATCATCGCTCAAGGAACCCCCGATTACATTGCGAATCACCCGACGAGTGTCACAGGACAATACTTGAGTGGACGCAAGACTGTCCCGATCCCTAAAGTGCGCCGAAAAGGCAATGGCCATCAGCTGATATTGAAAGGCGCAAAAGGAAACAATTTGAAAGGGGTCGATGTCGCGATTCCACTGGGAACTTTGACCTCCGTTACCGGCGTGTCCGGCTCGGGTAAGTCGACAGCGATTATGGACACTCTTTATCGTGCGCTTTCAAACCATTTTTTTCGCGCTAATTGGACAGTGGCCGAACACGAATCGATCACCGGAATGCAGCATTTGGATAAGGTCATTGATATCAATCAAAATCCAATTGGTCGTACGCCGCGATCCACACCCGCTACTTATGTAGGCTTGTTTCCACTCGTACGCGACCTTTTTGCATCGCTCCCAGATTCGAAAGTTCGAGGTTATGCTCCTGGACGGTTTAGTTTCAATGTCAAAGGCGGCCGATGTGAAACCTGCCAGGGCGGCGGACAAATTAAAGTAGAGATGCATTTCCTTTCGGACGTGTTCGTCGGTTGCGACGCCTGTCGCGGACGACGCTACAACAAAGAAACAATGGCTATTCACTTCAAAGGAAAAAGCATCGCAGACGTTTTAGAAATGACGGTCGCGGAAGCGCTCGAGTTTTTCCAAAACCATTCCAACATCTACCGAAAACTGGAAACTCTGAATCGCGTCGGGCTTGATTACCTTTCGCTTGGACAAAGCTCTACGACATTAAGCGGAGGAGAGGCTCAGCGCGTGAAGCTCTCAAAAGAGCTTTCCAAGCGGGGCACTGGAAAAACACTCTATATCTTAGACGAGCCCACTACGGGTCTTCATTTTGAAGACGTCGCGAAACTTGTCGAGCTTTTACATGAACTCGTCACGCAGGGAAATACCGTCCTTGTCATTGAACACAATATGGACGTGGTGAAGGCATCGGACTATGTAATTGATCTTGGTCCTGACGGCGGACGCGGTGGTGGTGAGATTGTGGCCCAGGGTCCACCGGAAGCAATCGTTAAGGTGAAGCGGTCAGAGACTGCGATCTTCTTAAAACGCGCCCTTGAGCATTCCGTTTAACCAGATTTTTTTGCGATTTTTCTTTTAAGACTGCTGACAGAGGCGTGTTGTCGAAACGCCGACGACGCGCTTTTGGTTAGGTAAATAGACTGCTTACTGCGAGAGCTTAGTCGCGTCGACTGACCACGAGAAATTGAGTAGCCTTCTTTGACATACTTTACGTATCGCCCGTTCAAGGGCAGATGTAGAAACACTTCAAAATCAAGGCGCGCCCCTGGCTCGATAGCATCGGGTTTCACTGCGATCATCAGGTCGGGCGTTTCGACGATCTCTGGTTCCTCGGGGACAAGGTCTAAGACGGCGATTCCCACCTCTAGTTTGTCCGATCGACTTACTGCATTTGTAACTGCAGCCAGGAATGCATCTTCGGCAGCAGACGCAGGTGTGATTTCATACCGTTCGATTTCACCAATACCGATGTCTACGCCGGCTTGAATGATCTGAAATACAAATTCTGTCTCGATCGATTTTAACATCTCGGTGTGATCAAACTTCCCGCTTCCCACGGCAAATAGAACCGAGCCGCGAAAGAAGCTTGTGTGAAAGACGAGAACCGACACTGTGCGATATTCTATCAACGCTTCTTTTTGATCGCGTGGCCAACCAACGCACTCTTTAAGCGCTGCACGAACGCATCGATCTAATACATCCACTGCTTGCTGAGTAGGTGTCGTGATGGGCACTTCGGTTTCTGGCTTAATACCTAACGACTCGGAACCTTCGATCTGCGACGGGGGATTAAGAGTCGATGCGTTTATTCTTGGTTGAGCGGGCTTCATTTTGCCCGCTTGCACTGCCTCACGGATACCGGTTTTTGAAGCTTTGGTGGGTGGCGGTACTAAAAGGTGAAGCTGCCCGCGATTTCCCTTCTGAATTGCAACGCCCGCCGCAAGGCCAGAAAGCGCTACCGGCTCCGATGCACTCTGATCGCCGAGCTCGGCCATCAAACGCTTCATCTTCTCGACACTCTTCACAGGTGTCGTACCACCTTTGACATTAATCGATTGCTCCTCTGAAGCATGGGAGGACGCCTTTGCGATCGAAGTTACATCGTCATCAATTTGGTTTTGTTCTTTTAAAATCTGAGTGAGGCGCATCAGTACAACCGGCCCGCTGACCGAGCCAAAAATAATGTGCTTGGCTTTCGAAGCAGTCAGACGAGTGTTCGACTTTCTATCGCTTTGTTCAGCGAAGACCAAAGTTTCAACGTTGAAACTTTGCGCGAGTAGCTGGGGAACCATTTCAATTTTAGGATGGGGATAATTAAGACTTAGAAGAATTAATCGTGTCCAGTCGGCTGCAAGCTTATCCACTGCTTCCTGAAATACAGTGGTTGCGAAAACTTCAACACCTCGACGAACCAAAAAGCCAGCGGTTGCTTTCACTGTCGCTGCGTCTTTCGACAAAATCACAAGACGAATTGCCTGCTCGGCCGAATCGCCGGCGTCATTTGAGCCGGTCGTTTGGACGCCATCATCAATCGCAGATCTTTCCGCGCTGTTTGATTCATCTTTTTTCGGGGGAACCGATTGCTTACTCACCTGATGTCTTTTCGGCAGAAAAGCCCGGAATTTTGAATGATTCTAATGGTCTTGAATGAATCTGTTTGCCAACAAAGAACAAAAAAAAGCCGGACCTGAGGTCTGGCTTTTTCATTTACGAAAACATCAGCTAAAGAGCTTCCGTTTTACTTTACAACTTTTAGCGCTTCTGTGATCGCACCAGTCATTTGAAGAGCAATGATCAAGGCAAAAAGAACCAAAGATTCCATAAGAGCGAGAGCAAGGATCAGGTTACCACGGATGTCTTTAGCAGCCGATGGGTTACGAGCGATACCATCGAGAGCAGCGTTTGCTGCTTTCGACTGACCAAAAGCGCCACCGAAAACAGCTAGACCCATCATAAGTCCAGTTCCAAGTGCCGCCCAGCCGACTGCGCCACCAACGCTGACAGC comes from the Deltaproteobacteria bacterium genome and includes:
- a CDS encoding peptidylprolyl isomerase, whose amino-acid sequence is MKKLGFPLGAFSLVLTTMLFVLPASEAEVVDSILAIVNDEIVTQSDVADFENRLKTGGLVDDQLVPDENVRQSLLKDRELLIRKLIDARLIDAEVKRQGLSVPFERVEQEVRSISKRNGMQRDELKNALLEKGISFSTYQDFIKTGLERQSLVEKSVTSKIKISEDDVLASLIAEGRASDTQAFEYSIAHILFLNSKNGGADGSMARAALAIAKLKEGLGFDRVAADFSEDPNFEVGGALGTFKSGELSKNLEQAIAKLSPNEWTAPLPTTGGVHIVRLIKRRLIPDPRIEKEKDRVRAILGEKAFRRQYDMWLDSLRTDAFLRRNK
- a CDS encoding 4-hydroxythreonine-4-phosphate dehydrogenase PdxA, with translation MKKRSAQKIVITSGDRDGVGLEVTCKALTALGPQANTRFLVTAHISTFAELSKATYFLALQKKFRLVKIFDVPMKVAAKIMEDLKAGEIAVLLDSNRGLNSEAQWVLAAAELAHEKLISALVTGPVSKERFEALFPGCMGHTSLLARVSGKPVFQGYIGPKMSVVLATDHIPLSKVESFLTAMRLRGASDAVLQLRRLLPAKRRALPVTWLGLNPHSGENGLIGKFENRILKKRLIPRAFGPPLPADTAFGPEKLKSTSVYLSLYHDQGLIPFKMLHGQDSGFQISLGLPFIRTSVDHGTAKTIFGKGIANSGSMIDAIKAAMVAANNARPPRNKK
- a CDS encoding phosphomannomutase/phosphoglucomutase; amino-acid sequence: MMNPVIFREYDIRGVVGKDFDDAFAYDLGRSYVSFVAEKTGKKKLTLSVGYDARLSSPTLAKSLENGMLDSGANVIRLGLVTTPISYFSCFALEIDGGFMVTGSHNPPEYNGFKISVGKTTIYGNDIQELLKIMESKRFIKLNGVKGEAKDHDIFPQYVQRYKEEFKGLEGVKVVLDCGNGAAGCIARRLYEAVGLKPVILFEEPDGRFPNHHPDPTVEENLDALKAAVRKEGAAVGIGFDGDADRIGIVDENGRFVLGDEMMVIISRAVLEANPGAKIIGDVKCSDRLYADIKNHGGIGIMWKTGHSLVKAKIKEEKAPFGGELSGHVFFADRNYGYDDALYAGLRLVEIIAKKKKPLSSMLDGVPSAHNTPEIRIDTTEEKKVSIVEKLRSTYGNGTADKKVNLIDGIRISFNDGWALARASNTQPVLVLRFESETEAGLQRIRKEIESVVQPLL
- the uvrA gene encoding excinuclease ABC subunit UvrA — its product is MSKDTGSEDFGSIVIRGAKEHNLKNLSLEIPRGKITVITGLSGSGKSSLAFDTIYAEGQRRYVDSLSTYARNFLEKLSKPNVDSITGLSPAIAIDQKSVGLNPRSTVGTVTEIYDYLRLLYARVGEARCPDHGIKVEGQLPDQIINEILKLPPGTKLYLLAPVVQGKKGEFFQDFQKWMKKGFVHAKVDGEYIELSSAKKLTKTKVHDIDLVIDRLVIKEGIKTRVAESVHSAIQMAEGQVAIEIQGKGTRKAYSIHSACPTCGFGFPELEPRFFSFNNPRGACRTCKGLGTIDIEEIESRDEGTNEASIATNVSYRLADRVKRKSDDDEESDGQVDMMAIRSCPDCKGTRLSRESRSVFVADRCITDLSSLPASELLDAIRKAQWSPRQSTVGDKILKQIEQRLDYLVRVGAGYLSLDRPTRTLSGGENQRIRLASQVGSSLIGVLYVLDEPSIGLHPRDHRRLLSILRDLRDLGNTVLLVEHDDDTIRTADHVIDIGPRAGRLGGEIIAQGTPDYIANHPTSVTGQYLSGRKTVPIPKVRRKGNGHQLILKGAKGNNLKGVDVAIPLGTLTSVTGVSGSGKSTAIMDTLYRALSNHFFRANWTVAEHESITGMQHLDKVIDINQNPIGRTPRSTPATYVGLFPLVRDLFASLPDSKVRGYAPGRFSFNVKGGRCETCQGGGQIKVEMHFLSDVFVGCDACRGRRYNKETMAIHFKGKSIADVLEMTVAEALEFFQNHSNIYRKLETLNRVGLDYLSLGQSSTTLSGGEAQRVKLSKELSKRGTGKTLYILDEPTTGLHFEDVAKLVELLHELVTQGNTVLVIEHNMDVVKASDYVIDLGPDGGRGGGEIVAQGPPEAIVKVKRSETAIFLKRALEHSV
- a CDS encoding ATP synthase F0 subunit C; this encodes MKKNLFMFVTTLLAASSAFAQEAAVATSTAVASTAAAVSVGGAVGWAALGTGLMMGLAVFGGAFGQSKAANAALDGIARNPSAAKDIRGNLILALALMESLVLFALIIALQMTGAITEALKVVK